A genomic segment from Myxococcus stipitatus encodes:
- a CDS encoding DedA family protein, with protein sequence MVEYIDQIIGALGPLGLVVLGLAAALEYIVPPFPGDSITLLGGVYAVRGTQPWLLVFLVVTAGSVAGAAINYAVGHWLAKRFEAQPERSFFGITHARLVEVQARMRRNGPWLLLVNRFLPGIRGLIFVAAGASHMPRVNALGLGAVSAMAHTGLVLGLGAAVGGNLEKLTLLVSRYQYAVIGLVAVGVVAVLVRMFARRRAPAPEP encoded by the coding sequence ATGGTGGAGTACATCGACCAGATCATCGGCGCGCTGGGGCCCCTGGGCCTCGTGGTGCTCGGGCTCGCGGCGGCGCTGGAGTACATCGTCCCGCCGTTCCCGGGTGACTCCATCACCTTGCTGGGCGGCGTCTACGCGGTGCGCGGCACGCAGCCGTGGCTGCTCGTGTTCCTCGTGGTGACGGCGGGCAGCGTGGCGGGCGCCGCCATCAACTACGCGGTGGGTCATTGGTTGGCGAAGCGCTTCGAGGCCCAGCCCGAGCGCAGCTTCTTCGGCATCACCCACGCGCGCCTGGTGGAGGTCCAGGCGCGCATGCGCCGCAATGGTCCGTGGCTGCTGCTGGTGAACCGCTTCCTGCCGGGCATCCGAGGCCTCATCTTCGTCGCGGCCGGGGCCTCGCACATGCCCCGCGTCAACGCGCTGGGCCTGGGCGCGGTGTCCGCCATGGCGCATACCGGCCTGGTGCTGGGCCTGGGCGCGGCGGTGGGCGGCAACCTGGAGAAGTTGACGCTGCTCGTCAGTCGTTACCAGTACGCCGTCATCGGCCTGGTGGCGGTGGGCGTGGTGGCGGTGCTGGTGCGCATGTTCGCTCGACGACGCGCCCCCGCCCCCGAGCCTTGA
- a CDS encoding DUF6183 family protein: MTSTVSALFEEIASGTGVRDALRRVEGVAEQGDFTTLVALAAEVEARFPVTPVETHGRLHAVSDHVEEVLARRGSVSGARALLDIARQPRDARFQGRHSEAHRARDLAGLLARWNPSPILHMLLECRSGPDDLTELFACYVQELVLRGESLDKAPGVRRLWARLAEQGHPLALLPLSRGRWESSLGRLLGVEDVEDAVLDLRAHLASSRARGSDEEDTLPLGPRADVSLETVPLAASAGAVIDDWGEDGVAAKRFLRAFALRPAQPRMSADHLTAFLEDASLEPLVATEDLHCERQGLEDVVATLFALATFGAEGWAGARGAAYGRLSTWRTLGGLAGVAGEPSDWSALEQRVGACRWFHFTVAAARASTSSRIGLACLRPGGGELALLAASLAP, translated from the coding sequence ATGACTTCGACGGTGAGCGCTCTCTTCGAGGAAATCGCCTCCGGCACCGGTGTCCGCGACGCGCTGCGCAGGGTGGAGGGGGTGGCGGAGCAAGGGGACTTCACCACCCTGGTCGCGCTCGCCGCGGAGGTGGAGGCGCGGTTTCCCGTCACGCCCGTCGAGACGCATGGGCGGCTCCACGCGGTGTCCGACCATGTCGAGGAGGTCCTCGCCCGGCGCGGGAGCGTGTCGGGCGCGCGGGCGCTGCTCGACATCGCGCGCCAACCCCGGGACGCGCGCTTCCAGGGGCGTCATTCGGAGGCGCACCGCGCGCGGGACCTCGCGGGTCTGCTCGCGCGTTGGAACCCGTCGCCCATCCTGCACATGCTGCTCGAGTGTCGCAGCGGCCCCGACGACCTGACGGAGCTGTTCGCCTGTTACGTGCAGGAGCTCGTCCTGCGCGGTGAGTCGTTGGACAAGGCCCCCGGCGTCCGCAGGTTGTGGGCGCGCCTCGCGGAGCAGGGCCATCCGCTGGCGCTCCTCCCGCTCAGCCGCGGTCGCTGGGAGTCGTCGCTGGGCCGCCTCCTCGGTGTCGAGGACGTGGAGGACGCGGTCCTCGACCTCAGGGCGCACCTCGCCTCGTCGAGGGCGCGGGGCTCGGATGAAGAAGACACACTCCCGCTGGGACCTCGTGCCGATGTGTCCCTCGAGACCGTTCCGCTCGCCGCCTCCGCTGGCGCCGTCATCGACGACTGGGGCGAGGACGGCGTCGCGGCGAAGCGCTTCCTCCGCGCGTTCGCCCTGCGCCCCGCGCAGCCTCGGATGAGCGCCGACCACCTCACCGCCTTCCTGGAGGACGCGAGCCTCGAGCCCCTCGTGGCGACCGAGGACCTCCACTGCGAGCGACAGGGCCTGGAGGATGTCGTGGCCACGCTCTTCGCCCTCGCCACCTTCGGCGCCGAGGGCTGGGCGGGAGCGCGAGGCGCCGCGTACGGGCGCCTGTCCACCTGGCGCACCCTGGGTGGGCTCGCGGGCGTCGCGGGCGAACCGAGCGACTGGAGCGCGCTCGAGCAGCGCGTCGGCGCGTGCAGATGGTTCCACTTCACCGTCGCGGCCGCGCGCGCGTCCACGTCCTCGCGCATCGGCCTGGCGTGCCTGCGTCCCGGCGGAGGAGAGCTGGCGCTGCTGGCCGCGAGCCTCGCGCCATGA
- a CDS encoding radical SAM protein, with translation MNLKQLSLPELHEALAPLSPSPTAVRKVFAAVFAHGRGTVDEVANSPQVPRRVADHLRAHGEMPRLTVVERRRADDGFVKYLFDSPLGGRIEAVRIPIFDEKYVVCVSSQVGCALACDFCMTGKLGFKRNLQTWEILDQVLQVRAEADRPVRGVVFMGMGEPLLNYKETLRAAGILSNPAGFSISGTAITFSTAGHVPAIRRYTREGHPYRLAFSVTSAIASKRAQVLPIEKTHPLPELIEAIREYSQARRERAMIAYVAIRGFNLEREDAEALKAAFEGIPIKVDLIDVTDPTGKYLPPTAEELSAFRDHLQILKAPVARRYSGGKEIGAACGTLAATQYGGTVMPVPGPSSSPPTT, from the coding sequence GTGAACCTGAAGCAACTGTCGCTCCCGGAGCTGCACGAGGCGCTCGCGCCCCTCTCCCCCTCGCCCACGGCCGTGCGCAAGGTGTTCGCCGCCGTCTTCGCCCACGGGCGCGGCACGGTGGACGAGGTGGCCAACTCCCCCCAGGTGCCGCGCCGCGTCGCGGACCACCTGCGCGCCCACGGGGAGATGCCGCGGCTGACGGTGGTCGAGCGCCGCCGCGCGGACGACGGCTTCGTGAAGTACCTCTTCGACTCGCCCCTGGGCGGGCGCATCGAGGCCGTCCGCATCCCCATCTTCGACGAGAAGTACGTCGTCTGCGTCTCCAGCCAGGTGGGCTGTGCGCTGGCGTGCGACTTCTGCATGACGGGGAAATTGGGCTTCAAACGGAACCTCCAGACCTGGGAGATATTGGACCAGGTGCTCCAGGTGCGGGCGGAGGCGGACCGGCCGGTGCGGGGCGTGGTGTTCATGGGGATGGGGGAGCCGCTGCTCAACTACAAGGAGACGCTGCGGGCGGCGGGCATCCTGTCGAACCCGGCGGGCTTCTCCATCTCCGGGACGGCCATCACCTTCTCCACGGCGGGGCACGTGCCGGCCATCCGGCGCTACACGCGCGAGGGGCATCCGTACCGGCTGGCGTTCTCGGTGACGAGCGCCATCGCGTCCAAGCGCGCGCAGGTGCTGCCCATCGAGAAGACGCACCCGTTGCCGGAGCTCATCGAGGCCATCCGCGAGTACAGCCAGGCGCGGCGTGAGCGGGCGATGATCGCCTACGTGGCCATCCGCGGCTTCAACCTGGAGCGCGAGGACGCGGAGGCGCTGAAGGCGGCGTTCGAGGGCATCCCCATCAAGGTGGACCTCATCGACGTGACGGACCCGACGGGCAAGTACCTGCCGCCGACGGCGGAGGAGTTGAGCGCGTTCCGGGACCACCTGCAGATACTGAAGGCGCCGGTGGCGCGGCGGTACTCGGGTGGCAAGGAGATTGGCGCGGCGTGCGGCACGCTGGCGGCCACGCAGTACGGCGGCACGGTGATGCCCGTTCCCGGTCCGTCGTCGTCTCCGCCCACCACGTGA
- a CDS encoding anti-sigma factor family protein: MYTCKDSINLLLEYLEGEMSPDEAKHLQEHLSGCSPCEEFLATYRATPGLCKRALAARMPKEVSSKLTEFLRAKIKSAS, translated from the coding sequence ATGTACACCTGTAAAGACTCGATCAACCTCCTGCTGGAATACCTCGAGGGTGAGATGTCGCCAGACGAGGCGAAGCATCTCCAGGAGCACCTGTCCGGGTGCAGTCCCTGCGAGGAGTTCCTGGCCACCTACCGCGCGACGCCCGGCCTGTGTAAGCGTGCCCTGGCTGCTCGGATGCCCAAGGAGGTCTCGTCGAAGCTGACGGAGTTCCTGCGCGCGAAGATCAAGTCCGCCTCGTGA
- a CDS encoding RNA polymerase sigma factor, translated as MSDEVATEDDRQLLARAQDGDMSAFEALVEAHQDKVYGLALRMTRSEADAAEITQDTFLSAYQHLKDFRGDAAFGSWVHRIAANHALMRLRHRRVAQAAEAELQGPEFTPRGTLADYPVTDWSRDAEEKALDAELGQAIRQAADRLPEGYREVFLLKDVDGLSYEQIAEVTGDSIPAIKSRLHRARLALREAIDTFYNRDNRGP; from the coding sequence ATGTCCGACGAGGTCGCCACGGAAGATGATCGCCAGCTCCTCGCCCGGGCCCAGGACGGAGACATGTCCGCCTTCGAGGCCCTGGTGGAGGCGCACCAGGACAAGGTCTATGGCCTGGCCCTGCGGATGACGCGCTCGGAGGCGGACGCCGCCGAAATCACCCAGGACACCTTCCTGTCCGCCTATCAACATCTCAAGGATTTCCGCGGGGATGCGGCCTTCGGCTCGTGGGTCCACCGCATCGCGGCCAACCACGCGCTCATGCGCCTGCGCCACCGCCGGGTGGCCCAGGCCGCGGAGGCGGAGCTGCAGGGGCCGGAATTCACGCCCCGTGGTACACTCGCCGACTATCCCGTCACCGACTGGAGCCGGGACGCCGAGGAGAAGGCGCTCGACGCCGAGCTGGGGCAGGCCATCCGGCAGGCGGCCGACCGCCTCCCCGAGGGGTATCGTGAGGTCTTCCTCTTGAAAGACGTGGACGGGCTCAGTTACGAACAAATCGCAGAGGTGACGGGGGACTCCATCCCCGCCATCAAGAGCCGTCTGCACAGGGCCCGACTCGCGCTTCGGGAAGCCATCGACACCTTCTACAACCGCGACAATCGCGGCCCGTGA
- a CDS encoding DNA-3-methyladenine glycosylase, with protein MTPLPVSFYARPALEVARDLLGTHLVVVQDGLRRVGRIVETEAYIGEHDLACHASKGLTPRTEVMFGPAGRAYVYLIYGMHRCFNVVTDVPGVGAAVLVRAVEPVEGLGADLRTDGPGRLCKSLGLTLAHNRVDLQSPGLHLLPGTPVPSSRVARGPRIGVDYAGAWADEPFRLWVQDSQHVSKRPSTRARNRP; from the coding sequence GTGACTCCGCTGCCCGTGTCCTTCTACGCCCGCCCCGCCCTGGAGGTAGCCCGTGACCTCCTGGGCACCCATCTCGTCGTCGTCCAGGACGGCCTGCGCCGGGTGGGCCGCATCGTCGAGACGGAGGCCTACATCGGTGAGCACGACCTGGCCTGCCACGCCTCCAAGGGGCTCACCCCACGCACGGAGGTCATGTTCGGCCCGGCGGGGCGCGCGTACGTCTACCTCATCTACGGGATGCACCGCTGCTTCAACGTCGTCACCGACGTGCCCGGCGTGGGGGCCGCGGTGCTGGTGCGCGCGGTGGAGCCGGTGGAGGGGTTGGGCGCGGACCTGCGCACGGACGGCCCCGGCCGGCTGTGCAAGTCCCTGGGGCTGACGCTGGCCCACAACCGCGTGGACCTGCAGTCGCCGGGGCTGCACCTGCTGCCCGGCACGCCCGTGCCTTCCTCGCGCGTGGCGAGGGGGCCGCGCATCGGCGTGGACTACGCCGGAGCCTGGGCCGACGAGCCCTTTCGACTCTGGGTCCAGGACAGTCAACATGTCAGCAAGCGACCTTCGACGAGGGCTCGCAACCGGCCTTGA
- a CDS encoding 4-alpha-glucanotransferase, whose amino-acid sequence MSKHGRLSGLLLPLFSLRSRTDFGIGDFGALDGLFAWMKAARQRMLMLLPLLPTAPGDSSPYATRSAFGLNPLFIDLHQLPEFVASGGEAALSQAQRQQLAEARAAPRVRYDLVFPLKDAAFARAFDHFEEHHWTSQSERARAFRQWRAAQGDWLENYALFTAISEEEQRRAWWEWPEALRTRQPEALAAKADSLERRVRYHAWLQWVAEQQWDAARARAADHQVLLCGDEPFIIGQDSADCWAYPTILRRDARLGVPPDDFSATGQDWGLPYFDFAAMEKDDYAWLKARAKKAASYYDLRRVDHAVGYFRQWIRDEQTPTGRFIPPDEESHRRLGRRHFELLSEGAGIVAEDLGVIPPFVRHILAELKLPGYRVMRWERDDHVYRDPHHFPTVSLVTTGTHDTDTMVEWWEGARDDERAAAARAWPELHGVTVAREVTPDLHRALLAAALNASSELCVLPWQDILGTRDRINLPGSMSDANWAYRIAQDTSALLSEPQTREAAERLAWLTASARR is encoded by the coding sequence ATGTCCAAACACGGCCGGCTCTCCGGTCTCCTGCTCCCCCTGTTCTCGCTCCGTTCCCGGACGGACTTCGGCATCGGTGACTTCGGCGCGCTCGACGGGCTGTTCGCCTGGATGAAGGCCGCCCGCCAGCGGATGCTGATGCTGCTGCCGCTCTTGCCCACGGCGCCCGGTGACTCGAGCCCCTACGCGACGCGCTCCGCCTTCGGCCTCAACCCCCTGTTCATCGACCTGCACCAGCTGCCCGAATTCGTCGCCTCCGGCGGCGAGGCCGCGCTGTCCCAGGCGCAGCGCCAGCAACTGGCCGAGGCCCGCGCCGCGCCCCGCGTGCGCTACGACCTGGTGTTCCCGCTGAAGGACGCCGCCTTCGCGCGCGCGTTCGACCACTTCGAGGAGCACCACTGGACGAGCCAGTCCGAGCGCGCCCGCGCCTTCCGCCAGTGGCGCGCCGCCCAGGGGGACTGGCTGGAGAACTACGCGCTGTTCACCGCCATCAGCGAAGAGGAGCAGCGCCGCGCCTGGTGGGAGTGGCCAGAAGCCCTGCGCACCCGCCAGCCGGAGGCGCTCGCCGCGAAGGCGGACAGCCTGGAGCGCCGCGTGCGCTACCACGCGTGGCTGCAGTGGGTGGCCGAACAGCAGTGGGACGCCGCGCGCGCCCGCGCCGCCGACCACCAGGTGCTGCTGTGCGGCGACGAGCCCTTCATCATCGGCCAGGACAGCGCGGACTGCTGGGCCTACCCCACCATCCTGCGCCGCGACGCGCGGCTGGGCGTGCCCCCGGACGACTTCTCCGCCACGGGCCAGGACTGGGGCCTGCCCTACTTCGACTTCGCCGCCATGGAGAAGGATGACTACGCCTGGCTCAAGGCGCGCGCGAAGAAGGCGGCCAGCTACTACGACCTGCGCCGCGTGGACCACGCGGTGGGCTACTTCCGTCAGTGGATTCGCGACGAGCAGACGCCCACCGGGCGCTTCATCCCCCCGGACGAGGAGAGCCACCGGCGGCTGGGGCGGCGGCACTTCGAGCTGCTGTCCGAGGGCGCCGGCATCGTCGCCGAGGACCTGGGCGTCATCCCGCCCTTCGTGCGCCACATCCTCGCGGAGCTGAAGCTGCCCGGCTACCGCGTCATGCGCTGGGAGCGCGACGACCACGTCTACCGCGACCCGCACCACTTCCCCACCGTGTCCCTGGTGACGACGGGCACCCACGACACGGACACGATGGTCGAATGGTGGGAGGGCGCGCGCGACGACGAGCGCGCCGCCGCCGCGCGGGCGTGGCCGGAGCTGCACGGGGTGACGGTGGCGCGCGAGGTGACGCCGGACCTGCACCGCGCGCTGCTCGCCGCGGCGCTCAACGCCAGCAGCGAGCTGTGCGTGCTGCCCTGGCAGGACATCCTCGGCACGAGGGACCGCATCAACCTGCCGGGCTCCATGAGCGACGCCAACTGGGCGTACCGCATCGCGCAGGACACGTCCGCGCTGCTGTCGGAGCCCCAGACGCGCGAGGCCGCGGAGCGGCTGGCCTGGCTCACCGCGTCCGCGCGGCGCTGA